From a region of the Constantimarinum furrinae genome:
- a CDS encoding TIGR03915 family putative DNA repair protein: MTTILMYDGSFNGFLSAVFIKYEYKMQQVRIRKAAFTSKNLFDSIEEVITNDKKAERVWLKLKQKCSSKGLSFLYKAYLSEIIGGEDLMLKFIEIALQSEKCIASDYSSPVVLKLSQIAKKIHREKHRMEAFVRFKQTKDNIYFATISPDYNVLPLICSHFEKRYADQKWIIYDEKRNYGLYYNGNHVIIVKIDFKKDALSSQNKALFYTRDESDFQVLWKSYFKMTNIVSRKNTKLHLQHVPKRYWKYLTEKELY; this comes from the coding sequence ATGACTACAATTTTAATGTATGATGGTTCCTTTAACGGGTTCTTATCAGCTGTATTCATAAAGTATGAATATAAAATGCAGCAAGTGCGCATTCGCAAGGCTGCTTTCACGTCCAAAAATCTTTTCGATAGCATTGAAGAAGTGATAACGAATGATAAAAAAGCCGAACGAGTGTGGCTTAAGCTGAAACAGAAATGTTCAAGTAAAGGTTTAAGCTTTCTCTATAAGGCCTATCTATCTGAAATTATCGGAGGAGAAGATCTTATGCTAAAATTTATAGAAATAGCACTACAGTCGGAGAAGTGTATCGCATCAGATTACAGTTCCCCGGTGGTTCTAAAATTATCTCAAATTGCAAAAAAGATTCATCGCGAAAAACATCGAATGGAAGCCTTCGTACGTTTTAAACAAACTAAAGACAATATCTATTTTGCTACAATTTCTCCCGATTACAATGTACTTCCTTTAATTTGCTCTCATTTTGAAAAGCGATATGCCGATCAAAAATGGATAATTTATGATGAGAAGCGCAACTATGGTCTTTATTATAACGGAAATCATGTAATCATAGTGAAGATTGATTTTAAAAAGGATGCCCTTTCCTCCCAAAACAAAGCTCTTTTTTACACTAGGGACGAAAGTGACTTCCAAGTTTTGTGGAAAAGTTATTTTAAAATGACCAATATAGTTTCTAGGAAGAATACGAAACTTCACCTTCAACATGTACCTAAAAGGTATTGGAAATACCTAACTGAAAAGGAATTGTATTAA
- a CDS encoding putative DNA modification/repair radical SAM protein, giving the protein MNYERIKEKLDILADAAKYDVSCSSSGSTRTNKNKGLGNSSSSGICHTYTEDGRCVSLLKILLTNHCIFNCAYCVTRKSNDIKRAAFKVQEVVDLTIAFYRRNYIEGLFLSSGIFKNPDYTMERLIGVAKKLRLEENFNGYIHLKSIPGASDELMREAGLYADRLSVNIEIPTEKGLKLLAPDKDRKDFIMPMNKVKNEIIQYKNDKRKFKNTPLYAPAGQSTQMIIGAGGETDAEIMYSSAYFYKQFNLKRVYYSGYIPISYDERLPAIGTEVPLLRENRLYQTDWLLRFYGFDIRELLTPEHPNLDSDIDPKLSWALRHLDLFPLDINKADKFMLARIPGVGLKSVNKIIQARRFRRLNWDHLKALGIASNRAKYFILCNSGEYESKDRTAAQIKGLILQNSTSKFRKTFDQQLNLFNSIN; this is encoded by the coding sequence ATGAATTACGAAAGAATTAAAGAAAAATTAGACATCCTGGCCGATGCTGCTAAATATGATGTTTCCTGTTCCTCAAGCGGCAGTACTCGTACAAATAAAAATAAAGGATTGGGCAATAGCTCAAGCTCTGGGATATGCCACACGTATACTGAAGACGGCCGCTGCGTATCCTTATTGAAAATACTCTTGACCAATCACTGCATATTCAATTGCGCCTATTGCGTCACAAGGAAAAGTAATGATATTAAACGCGCCGCTTTTAAAGTGCAGGAGGTAGTAGATCTTACCATTGCATTTTATCGGCGAAATTACATTGAAGGCTTGTTTCTAAGCAGTGGAATTTTTAAGAATCCTGATTATACTATGGAGCGATTGATAGGTGTTGCAAAGAAATTGAGACTGGAAGAAAATTTTAATGGTTATATCCATTTAAAATCTATTCCCGGCGCAAGTGATGAACTTATGAGAGAGGCAGGATTGTACGCGGACAGATTGAGTGTTAATATTGAAATTCCTACTGAAAAGGGCTTAAAACTTTTAGCCCCCGATAAAGACAGGAAAGATTTTATTATGCCCATGAATAAAGTGAAAAACGAAATAATTCAATATAAGAATGACAAGAGAAAATTTAAAAATACCCCGCTATACGCGCCGGCAGGTCAAAGTACCCAAATGATTATCGGAGCAGGGGGTGAAACAGACGCAGAAATTATGTACAGTTCGGCATATTTTTACAAACAATTTAATTTGAAACGTGTCTATTATTCGGGCTATATTCCTATAAGCTATGATGAGAGGTTACCGGCCATTGGGACCGAAGTCCCCTTGTTAAGAGAAAATCGGTTGTATCAAACCGATTGGCTTTTAAGATTTTATGGCTTTGATATTCGCGAACTCCTTACTCCTGAGCATCCAAACCTTGATTCCGATATCGACCCTAAGTTAAGTTGGGCACTACGGCACTTAGATTTATTTCCCTTAGATATAAACAAAGCTGACAAATTCATGCTTGCCAGAATTCCTGGTGTGGGTTTAAAATCGGTAAATAAGATAATTCAGGCTCGCCGATTCAGAAGGTTAAATTGGGATCATCTGAAAGCACTAGGTATAGCATCCAACAGAGCCAAATATTTTATTCTTTGCAATTCGGGTGAATATGAATCGAAGGATCGCACGGCGGCTCAGATAAAGGGGCTAATACTTCAAAATTCCACTAGTAAATTCAGGAAAACATTCGACCAACAGCTCAACCTCTTTAACTCCATCAACTAA